In Campylobacter sp. RM16187, the DNA window GCTTTGATCTGCTTTGCGAACAGCCAAAAGATTATGTAGATAAAATTTTAGATCCAGCCACAAATATAGTAGCTGTAGAGGCTGCAAGTGCGCTAGAGTGGTATAAATTTGCAGATATTGTTTATGGAATGAAGAGTTTTGGCGAGAGTGGCAAAGCGGATGATCTGTTTGATTATTTTGGATTTAGCCCTGAAAAACTGGTCAAATTTATCAAAGATTTAGTTAAATAATGGATTTTTTGCAGGTTATTGTTCTTGCTCTTGTTCAAGGCATAAGCGAATTTTTGCCTATATCAAGCTCGGCACATTTGGTACTTGTACCAAAGTTGCTTGGTTGGCAAGATCAAGGCTTAGCCTTTGATGTGGCGGTTCATGTCGGAACACTAACCGCAATCTTATTTTATTTTAAAGATAGTCTCAAAAAGCTTTTGGCTGATTTTTTTGCTTCAATAATGCAGCGAAAAAAAGTTGGAGATAGTACTCTTGTCTGGTCTGTCGGCTTTGCAACATTGCCGGTAGGGCTATGCGGACTAGCTCTTAATGATATTATCGAACAGTATGCCAGAAGTGGCATTATTATCGCTATTACTACTATTTTATTTGCTTTAGTATTGTTTATCGCGGATAAAAATCACGGATTGAAAAGCGAATATGATATGACAATCAAGCTTGCATTTATCATAGGTTTGGCTCAAGCCATAGCTTTAATCCCTGGCGTTTCTCGCTCGGGCATTACTATGAGTGCAGCTTTGCTTTTAGGATTTAATAGAACCGCTAGTGCAAATTTCTCTTTTTTAATGTCCATTCCTGTTATTTTGCTTGCAGGATTGCTTGAAACCGTAAAGCTTGCAAACTCTCCTTGTCATATCTCTTGGAGTGATTTAATATTGGGGACTGTAATCAGTGGAGTTAGCGCCTATATATGCGTGAAACTTTTTGTGGTTTTAATATCAAAGATGAGTATGTTACCTTTTGTAGTATATCGCCTTGTGTTGGGCGTATTTTTAATAGCTGTTTTTGTATAGATTGGCGGCGATTATGCCGCCTAATTTATTTTTGTAGTTTTTCTTGAAGCATCTCGTCAAATAGATTAAATAGAATTTGAGAAGACTCTTCGGCTTTTTTGAAATTTTCTATAATTTGAGGGATTGTAATCTTATTTTCACTCATCGCAACTAAAGAGTTGTTTATCTGCTTATGGACATTTGCGTGAGGCTCTTGAAGCTTTTTAAATGATGTGGTTTGCCCAAAAATCTCTTTGCCGGCACTATCGTACCATTTACCAAGCCTACAATTAAAATGATCTGTCATTGCCGACCAATCAGCCTTAAGAATGTGGTCGTATCCATTGAATTTAAAAATTATATGGTCTGTTTTTGCTAGAGTTATGAAAATTTCATAGTATAGCTGCTCTGTTTCGCCTTGAAATTTAATAAGTTCGCCATGAAGTTCGTCAAATAAACTTTTAAAGCTATATATGCTTTCATTTGAATTTAAAGATATTTTTTCTATTTCTTCACTTTGAACAAACATATCGTTCGCATTTTGTTTTAACAAATTTACGTTCATCTCAACTTCTGCTGTTGCTTTTTGTGTTCTTTCGGCTAGTTTTCTTACTTCGTCCGCAACTACCGCAAAACCTCTTCCATGCTCCCCTGCTCTTGCCGCTTCTATAGCAGCATTAAGGGCGAGTAGATTAGTTTGATCGGATATATCTTTAATCAAATTTATAACACTTGTTATTTCGTCTACGCTTTTATGCAGTCCTTCTGCTGTCTCACGAGATTTATTTGAAGACTCTGTGATATGCGAAATTGAGTTAATTATTCCGTTTGATTCGGCTTGCAGCCTATCTATTGTTCTTGCATTTTTTATACTACTTTGAGATAGATCTTTAATCCTTGTTATCTCTTGAATATTTTTTTGCACTGCCGCTAGACCTACTTTTGCGCCATCGATAATACTTCTAGCCATAATATTGTCTTCATTATTTTCTTGGCTTGACGATTTGTTTACTACTGAAATTTCATCTCGCAATCTTGAGTTCTCTTCAGTAAGACTTTGATTTTCTTGTTGAAGCTTTTTAATTTGCTCCTTTAACACCTCTATTTCTTGTGTGTTTTTGTTTCCAAAAAACATAATTGCACCTTTCTATACGCAATAATGACTTTCGGTCTTTATTATTGTGTGGATTTATTTTTATTAATTTTATTAAATTTACTCTTATAAAATATTAAATAAAGATAAATAAAAATTGAAAATACGATATAAATTTGTTTTGTATTAGTAAAGTGGCAGACAGGATGGGATTTGAACCCACGAAGGCTATTAACCTTACACGCGTTCCAGGCGTGCTCCTTCAACCACTCGGACACCTGTCTATAAAAGCAAAAATTATAACAGAAAATTTATAAGTAGTAGCTTATGATATATATTTTAGTGAATCAATTATCAGTGTTTGTGACAAAAAAAATGCAGAATTTATATCCATATAAGCAATAGTGTAATATAATGCGCATTTCTAACTAAAATAAGTGTCAAGGTAGCTCAGCTGGTTAGAGCGCTGGTCTCATAAGCCGGAGGTCGAGAGTTCAAGTCTCTCTCTTGACACCAATAATACCCTATTTTTAGTGCTTTTGAACGCTAGCCTAGCATTTTCCTTTCTATTCTATTGAAATTTTTTAAGATATTGCAATAAATTTTCTTAAAGTATGAAAAAATTTTATAAAATAATGTATGCTTTTTATCAGAAATAATTGATTATGCAAAAACTACTAGATGTAACGAGCGTGCAGTTGTAATAAGATTATTATTAAAACTCTTGATAATACGATTAGCAATCTATATGATTTATTCATAATGATAGAAAAATGATAGAAAACTTTACTTCTTCTTAACGTATAATATAGAATTATGAAGCAAGTAAAAACTCTAATATATCTATAATATACTAGAGTTTTTTGGAACAAGAGAAATTACCGCTCTCAGCCAAAAGACCGCCGCTACACTCATCGCCTTTGGCGATATCGTTGCCCCCCCGCTGGTACTATTGCCTGCTACGCAGCCAAAGTAGCAAGGGTTCGCCGCTGGCTAAATATCGAACTTTCCTCCGTTTCCCTGCCGGGACATCGTAGCACTCTCTCAAAAAACGATCAAGGGCGTCGCTTTTTTTCAAAAAGCTCGTAGATAGCCTTACGGCCACCCTTGACATTCACTAAGCTCTCCACGAGAAAAACGCCTATTGTTGGTAATGTTTTTTAGTTTTTATCTCATTTATATTATAGTTTGGATCAAATATTATAATGGCTTTGTCTATAACAGACAGTTCATCTTGCAAAATAGATACAATCTCTTGATAATGTTTTATTTGTTCTTTAATTTCGGAGTATTTAGATACAAGAGCCGATATTGAGTGAGACTCTACTCCGCTTCTAGCCTTTCAAGAACTGCTATAATAGATTCTTTACAGTAAATATTTTTATAGCTTAAAAAGAAATATCTCTTATTTAAAAGCTATGACAGAATTTTAGCCTCTTTTGTAATGAAAGTCTTGTGTGTTCTGCTACATAATAGCGCTTTTTTGGACTCATTTTCTAATATACTAAAAAATCTATTAATCTCTTTTTTGGGCATTAGACTATAAGTTATGGCTGTCATTGCTAAAGAAGATGGATTAAGTTTTATAAAGTCGCTATGATTGGGTTTATAATAAATTCCTTTTTCATCTTTTCCTTTCATGAATAATTTTGGAAAAACTGACTCTATAGTATCAAAATACCTAACTATATTTCTTTCGCTCATATTCCAATTCATCTCTTCATTTAATCTTTTTACGTAAATAGTTTGGTTTTCATTTAGTTTTTTAAAAATATAGAGAATATTTTCTGCAGAAAGTATTTTACTAGACATTAAAATTTCCTTTGTCATAATTCTATCATATTATGACACAATATGTCTGTAAAATAGCTATTTTGAATTAACAAATACATAAAATTTCATATATAAAGACTTTCAAAAAATCAAAATGTATCCACAACACTACACGCTTATAGTACCTGCCATTTTTAGTATTTTGCTTCTTTGTTTCATTTTGTATATATCTAATTGCTATTTCCTTGAAGTTTGGTTCTTTTATGTATAAAGCTTTAGCCTCTTCTTTTTGTTTAGGCTCAATATATATTTGTTCTTTACTTGCTTCTTCAGGTGAATAAAAATTTCTAATAACTCTTTCAAATAGTTCCCTGTATTCAGTTATATAAAGAGGCTTTGTATCTTTGATACTTCTTTGCCTATTACGCATTTGGCTTCTTATTGCCCCATTATGATTATTATTAGTTTTACAACCACGCTTTTTGCCTGCTTGACTTTTTAGTTTTATGGTGATAGTTCTAGCTATATCGGCATCCTCTGTAAATAAACAGTATTTAACAGTTATTTTTTGGTCATCTTTTAATGCTGTATCAAAGTAGTAATAGTTTGGTCTATTTTTAATTTTAGTTATGAGTTTAGAATTCATAATGAACTCCTGATCCCAACTCAAGTTTATGTAGCAAAATAGCTGTTTTTCTGTAACAATTTTAAATTGTCCAAATTTTTAGGCGAATTTTTTAAATTGTAATAAAAAACAAAGTATTGAAAAATGGAGTATTTATTAAGTTTTTGTGGTAGTATATGGCCGGGAGATAGGGATTCGAACCCCAGGAGGCTTTCACACCTCAACGGTTTTCAAGACCGCCGCTTTCGACCGCTCAGCCATCTCCCGAAAATTAGATTGTAATTATAGCTAATTTTTCTTAAAATCGCTATAGTTATTCAGTTTTTTCCTTGACGTAAGTAGCACCTTCGTTTACTTTTTCTTTTGACCACTCCACTGCATTGTTTGTGTCTTGTTTAACGCCACTCCATGTGTTTGAGCAACCAGCCATCAAAAATACTGCAGATAAAAGAACTAAAAGATAACGCATATTTTCTCCTTATGTCGTTTGGAGGCGACACCCGGATTCGAACCGGGGGTAAAAGCTTTGCAGGCTTCTGCCTTACCACTTGGCCATGTCGCCCTTAGCTTATGGTGCCCGGAACCGGACTTGAACCGGTACAGTAAAAATTACCGAGGGATTTTAAGTCCCTTGCGTCTACCATTCCGCCACCCGGGCATAAATTTTAAAAAATTGATGGAGCGGGAAACGAGATTCGAACTCGCGACCCCAACCTTGGCAAGGTTGTGCTCTACCCCTGAGCTATTCCCGCATTTTAAAAGTGTAATTTTATCCCAACTATGCTTAAAAAAATATTTTATTTTGTTAAAAAATTAAATTTATTGTAAGTAAAATGTGTATATAATCTCAAAACACTTTTGGGGTTATAGCTCAGCTGGGAGAGCGCTTGAATGGCATTCAAGAGGTCGGCGGTTCGATCCCGCTTAACTCCACCATTTAAACTTTCTTTAAGTTTCAATCCCTTCTTTTTAATTCTGTTAAATGCCTTACTTAAGGGCTTTACAGCATTTTTGATTTCCAATTAGTTGCTTTGATTACCCTTTGTGCTATAATTGTTTCTGATTAATTTAGGGACTAATTAAGGGACTTTTTTAATTCTGGGACTTTTGTAAAAAACATAAGAAAACATGAAAACGAAAGGAATTAAATGGCAAACATCTCTAAGGCAAATCTTCAAGATAAAGATATTAGAAAACTGCAACCTCCAAAATCTAAAAAGAAAATAGCTGTAGGAAATCCCAAAGAGTTAT includes these proteins:
- a CDS encoding undecaprenyl-diphosphate phosphatase; protein product: MDFLQVIVLALVQGISEFLPISSSAHLVLVPKLLGWQDQGLAFDVAVHVGTLTAILFYFKDSLKKLLADFFASIMQRKKVGDSTLVWSVGFATLPVGLCGLALNDIIEQYARSGIIIAITTILFALVLFIADKNHGLKSEYDMTIKLAFIIGLAQAIALIPGVSRSGITMSAALLLGFNRTASANFSFLMSIPVILLAGLLETVKLANSPCHISWSDLILGTVISGVSAYICVKLFVVLISKMSMLPFVVYRLVLGVFLIAVFV
- a CDS encoding CZB domain-containing protein; the protein is MNVNLLKQNANDMFVQSEEIEKISLNSNESIYSFKSLFDELHGELIKFQGETEQLYYEIFITLAKTDHIIFKFNGYDHILKADWSAMTDHFNCRLGKWYDSAGKEIFGQTTSFKKLQEPHANVHKQINNSLVAMSENKITIPQIIENFKKAEESSQILFNLFDEMLQEKLQK